One Symphalangus syndactylus isolate Jambi chromosome 9, NHGRI_mSymSyn1-v2.1_pri, whole genome shotgun sequence DNA segment encodes these proteins:
- the CREB3 gene encoding cyclic AMP-responsive element-binding protein 3, translated as MELELDAGDQDLLGFLLEESGNLGTAPDEAVRAPLDWELPLSEVPSDWEVDDLLSSLLSPPASLNVLSSFNPCLVHHDHTYSLPREPVCMDLESESCRKEGTQMTPQHMEELAEQEIARLVLTDEEKSLLEKEGITLPETLPLTKTEEQILKRVRRKIRNKRSAQESRRKKKVYVGGLESRVLKYTAQNMELQNKVHLLEEQNLSLLDQLRKLQAMVTEISNKTSSSSTCILVLLVSFCLLLVPAMYSSDTRGSLPAEHGVLSRQLRALPSEDPYQLKLPSLQSEVPKDSTHQWLDGSDCVLQAPGNSSCLLHYMLQAPSAEPPLEWPFPDLFSEPLCRGPILPLQANLTRKGGWLPTGSPSVILQDRYSG; from the exons ATGGAGCTGGAATTGGATGCTGGTGACCAAGACCTGCTGGGCTTCCTGCTAGAGGAAAGTGGAAATTTGGGGACGGCACCCGATGAGGCCGTGAGGGCCCCACTGGACTGGGAGCTGCCGCTTTCTGAG GTACCGAGCGACTGGGAAGTAGATGATTTGCTGAGCTCCCTGCTGAGTCCCCCAGCGTCGTTGAACGTTCTCAGCTCTTTCAACCCCTGCCTTGTCCACCATGACCACACCTACTCCCTCCCACGGGAACCTGTCTGTATGGATCTAG AGAGTGAGAGCTGTAGAAAAGAGGGGACCCAGATGACTCCACAGCATATGGAGGAGCTGGCAGAGCAG GAGATTGCTAGGCTGGTACTGACAGATGAGGAGAAGAGTCTATTGGAGAAGGAGGGGATTACTCTGCCTGAGACACTTCCTCTCACTAAG aCAGAGGAACAAATTCTGAAACGTGTGCGGAGGAAGATTCGAAATAAAAGATCTGCTCAAGAGAGCCGCAGGAAAAAGAAGGTGTATGTTGGGGGTTTAGAGAGCAG GGTCTTGAAATACACAGCCCAGAATATGGAGCTTCAGAACAAAGTACATCTTCTGGAGGAACAGAATTT GTCCCTTCTAGATCAACTGAGGAAACTCCAGGCCATGGTGACTGAGATATCAAACaaaaccagcagcagcagcacctgcaTCTTG GTCCTACTAGTCTCCTTCTGCCTCCTCCTTGTACCTGCTATGTACTCCTCTGACACAAGGGGGAGCCTGCCAGCTGAGCATGGAG TGTTGTCCCGCCAGCTTCGTGCCCTCCCCAGTGAGGACCCTTACCAGCTGAAGCTGCCTTCCCTGCAATCAGAGGTGCCAAAAGACAGCACACACCAGTGGTTGGACGGCTCAGACTGTGTACTCCAGGCCCCTGGCAActcttcctgcctgctgcactACATGCTTCAGGCTCCCAGTGCAGAGCCTCCCCTGGAGTGGCCATTCCCTGACCTCTTCTCAGAGCCTCTCTGCCGAGGTCCCATCCTCCCCCTGCAGGCAAATCTCACAAGGAAGGGGGGATGGCTTCCTACTGGTAGCCCCTCTGTCATTTTGCAAGACAGATACTCAGGCTAG
- the GBA2 gene encoding non-lysosomal glucosylceramidase isoform X3, with amino-acid sequence MGTQDPGNMGTGVPASEQISCAKEDPQVYCPEETGGTKDVQVTDCKSPEDSRPQKETGCCNPEDSGQLMASYEGKAMGYQVPPFGWRICLAHEFTEKRKPFQANNVSLSNMIKHIGMGLRYLQWWYRKTQVEKKTPFIDMINSVPLRQIYGCPLGGIGGGTITRGWRGQFCRWQLNPGMYQHRTVIADQDSSLPVGVFVWDVENEGDEALDVSIMFSMRNGLGGDDAPGGLWNEPFCLERGGETVQGLLLHHPTLPNPYTMAVAARVTADTTVTHITAFDPDSTGQQVWQDLLQDGQLDSPTGQSTPTQKGVGIAGAVCVSSKLQPRGQCRLEFSLAWDMPRIMFGAKGQVHYRRYTRFFGQDGDAAPTLSHYALCQYPEWEERISAWQSPVLDDRSLPAWYKSALFNELYFLADGGTVWLEVLEDSLPEELGRNMCHLRPTLREYGRFGYLEGQEYRMYNTYDVHFYASFALIMLWPKLELSLQYDMALATLREDLTRRRYLMSGVMAPVKRRNVIPHDIGDPDDEPWLRVNAYLIHDTADWKDLNLKFVLQVYRDYYLTGDQNFLKDMWPVCLAVMESEMKFDKDHDGLIENGGYADQTYDGWVTTGPSAYCGGLWLAAVAVMVQMAALCGAQDIQDKFSSILSRGQEAYERLLWNGRYYNYDSSSRPQSRSVMSDQCAGQWFLKACGLGEGDTEVFPTPHVVRALQTIFELNVQAFAGGAMGAVNGMQPHGVPDKSSVQSDEVWVGVVYGLAATMIQEGLTWEGFQTAEGCYRTVWERLGLAFQTPEAYCQQRVFRSLAYMRPLSIWAMQLALQQQQHKKASWPKVEQGTGLRTGPMFGPKEAMANLSPE; translated from the exons ATGGGGACCCAGGATCCAGGGAACATGGGAACCGGCGTCCCAGCCTCGGAGCAGATAAGCTGTGCCAAAGAGGATCCACAAGTTTATTGCCCTGAAGAGACTGGCGGCACCAAGGATGTGCAGGTTACAGACTGCAAGAGTCCCGAAGACAGCCGACCCCAAAAAGAGACGGGCTGCTGCAATCCGGAGGACTCTGGGCAGCTGATGGCTTCCTATGAGGGTAAAGCTATGGGCTACCAGGTGCCTCCCTTTGGCTGGCGCATCTGTCTGGCTCATGAGTTTACAGAGAAGAGGAAACCCTTTCAAGCTAACAACGTCTCCCTAAGCAACATGATAAAGCATATAGGCATGGGCTTGAG GTACCTGCAGTGGTGGTACCGGAAGACCCAGGTGGAAAAGAAGACACCTTTCATCGACATGATCAATTCTGTACCCCTAAGACAGATTTATG GTTGTCCTTTGGGTGGCATCGGGGGAGGCACTATTACCCGTGGCTGGAGAGGCCAGTTCTGTCGTTGGCAGCTTAACCCTGGAATGTATCAGCACCGGACAGTCATCGCTGACCAA GACAGCAGCCTGCCTGTAGGAGTCTTTGTGTGGGACGTGGAAAATGAAGGGGACGAAGCTCTAGATGTGTCCATCATGTTCTCCATGCGCAATGGACTGGGGGGTGATGATGCCCCAGGGGGTTTGTGGAATGAGCCCTTCTGTCTGGAGCGTGGCGGGGAAACTGTCCAGGGGCTGCTGCTGCATCATCCAACCCTTCCAAACCCCTACACGATGGCTGTGGCTGCACGAGTCACG GCAGATACCACGGTAACCCACATCACAGCCTTTGACCCTGACAGCACGGGGCAGCAGGTGTGGCAGGATCTACTTCAGGATGGACAGCTGGACTCTCCCACTG GCCAAAGCACCCCTACGCAGAAAGGTGTAGGCATTGCTGGAGCTGTGTGTGTTTCCAGCAAGTTGCAACCTCGAGGCCAGTGCCGCCTGGAGTTTTCACTGGCTTGGGACATGCCCAGGATCATGTTTGGAGCTAAAGGCCAAGTCCACTACAG gCGGTATACAAGGTTCTTTGGCCAGGATGGAGATGCAGCACCTACCCTCAGCCACTATGCACTGTGCCAATACCCAGAGTGGGAAGAGAGGATCTCAGCTTGGCAGAGCCCGGTATTGGATGACAG ATCACTGCCTGCCTGGTACAAGTCTGCACTGTTCAATGAACTATACTTCCTGGCTGATGGAGGCACAGTATGGCTGGAAGTTCTTGAGGACTCCCTACCAGAGGAGCTGGGCAGAAACATGTGTCACCTCCGCCCGACCCTACGGGAATACGGTCGATTTGGCTACCTTGAGG GCCAGGAGTACCGCATGTACAACACATATGATGTCCACTTTTATGCTTCCTTTGCCCTCATCATGCTCTGGCCCAAACTTGAGCTCAGCCTACAGTATGACATGG CTCTGGCCACTCTCAGGGAGGACCTGACACGGCGACGGTACCTGATGAGTGGGGTGATGGCACCTGTGAAAAGGAGGAACGTCATCCCCCATGATATTGGGGACCCAG ATGATGAACCATGGCTCCGCGTCAATGCATATTTAATCCATGATACTGCTGACTGGAAGGACCTGAACCTGAAGTTTGTGCTGCAGGTTTATCGGGACTATTACCTGACGGGTGATCAAAACTTCCTGAAGGACATGTGGCCTGTGTGTCTA GCTGTGATGGAGTCTGAAATGAAGTTTGACAAGGACCATGATGGACTCATTGAAAATGGAGGCTATGCAGACCAGACCTATGATGGATGGGTGACCACAGGCCCCAG TGCTTACTGTGGAGGGCTGTGGCTGGCAGCTGTGGCTGTGATGGTCCAGATGGCTGCTCTGTGTGGGGCACAGGACATCCAGGATAAGTTTTCTTCCATCCTCAGCCGGGGCCAAGAAGCCTATGAGAGACTGCTGTGGAATG GCCGCTATTACAACTATGACAGCAGCTCTCGGCCTCAGTCTCGTAGTGTTATGTCTGACCAGTGTGCTGGACAGTGGTTCCTGAAGGCCTGTGGCCTAGGAGAAGGAGACACTGag GTGTTTCCTACCCCACACGTGGTCCGTGCTCTCCAAACTATCTTTGAGCTGAACGTCCAGGCCTTTGCAGGAGGGGCCATGGGGGCTGTGAATGGGATGCAGCCCCATGGTGTCCCTGATAAATCCAGTGTGCAGTCTGATGAAGTCTGGGTGGGTGTGGTCTACGGGCTGGCAGCTACCATGATTCAAGAG GGCCTGACTTGGGAGGGCTTCCAGACAGCTGAAGGCTGCTACCGTACCGTGTGGGAGCGCCTGGGTCTGGCCTTCCAGACCCCAGAGGCATACTGCCAGCAGCGAGTCTTCCGCTCACTGGCCTACATGCGGCCACTGAGCATCTGGGCCATGCAGCTAGCCCTGCAACAGCAGCAGCACAAAAAGGCCTCCTGGCCAAAAGTCGAACAGGGCACAGGACTAAGGACAGGGCCTATGTTTGGACCAAAGGAAGCCATGGCAAACCTGAGCCCAGAGTGA
- the GBA2 gene encoding non-lysosomal glucosylceramidase isoform X2, translating into MGTQDPGNMGTGVPASEQISCAKEDPQVYCPEETGGTKDVQVTDCKSPEDSRPQKETGCCNPEDSGQLMASYEGKAMGYQVPPFGWRICLAHEFTEKRKPFQANNVSLSNMIKHIGMGLRYLQWWYRKTQVEKKTPFIDMINSVPLRQIYGCPLGGIGGGTITRGWRGQFCRWQLNPGMYQHRTVIADQFTVCLRREGQTVYQQVLSLERPSVLRSWNWGLCGYFAFYHALYPRAWTVYQLPGQNVTLTCRQITPILPHDYQDSSLPVGVFVWDVENEGDEALDVSIMFSMRNGLGGDDAPGGLWNEPFCLERGGETVQGLLLHHPTLPNPYTMAVAARVTADTTVTHITAFDPDSTGQQVWQDLLQDGQLDSPTGQSTPTQKGVGIAGAVCVSSKLQPRGQCRLEFSLAWDMPRIMFGAKGQVHYRRYTRFFGQDGDAAPTLSHYALCQYPEWEERISAWQSPVLDDRSLPAWYKSALFNELYFLADGGTVWLEVLEDSLPEELGRNMCHLRPTLREYGRFGYLEGQEYRMYNTYDVHFYASFALIMLWPKLELSLQYDMALATLREDLTRRRYLMSGVMAPVKRRNVIPHDIGDPDDEPWLRVNAYLIHDTADWKDLNLKFVLQVYRDYYLTGDQNFLKDMWPVCLAVMESEMKFDKDHDGLIENGGYADQTYDGWVTTGPSAYCGGLWLAAVAVMVQMAALCGAQDIQDKFSSILSRGQEAYERLLWNGRYYNYDSSSRPQSRSVMSDQCAGQWFLKACGLGEGDTEVFPTPHVVRALQTIFELNVQAFAGGAMGAVNGMQPHGVPDKSSVQSDEVWVGVVYGLAATMIQEGLTWEGFQTAEGCYRTVWERLGLAFQTPEAYCQQRVFRSLAYMRPLSIWAMQLALQQQQHKKASWPKVEQGTGLRTGPMFGPKEAMANLSPE; encoded by the exons ATGGGGACCCAGGATCCAGGGAACATGGGAACCGGCGTCCCAGCCTCGGAGCAGATAAGCTGTGCCAAAGAGGATCCACAAGTTTATTGCCCTGAAGAGACTGGCGGCACCAAGGATGTGCAGGTTACAGACTGCAAGAGTCCCGAAGACAGCCGACCCCAAAAAGAGACGGGCTGCTGCAATCCGGAGGACTCTGGGCAGCTGATGGCTTCCTATGAGGGTAAAGCTATGGGCTACCAGGTGCCTCCCTTTGGCTGGCGCATCTGTCTGGCTCATGAGTTTACAGAGAAGAGGAAACCCTTTCAAGCTAACAACGTCTCCCTAAGCAACATGATAAAGCATATAGGCATGGGCTTGAG GTACCTGCAGTGGTGGTACCGGAAGACCCAGGTGGAAAAGAAGACACCTTTCATCGACATGATCAATTCTGTACCCCTAAGACAGATTTATG GTTGTCCTTTGGGTGGCATCGGGGGAGGCACTATTACCCGTGGCTGGAGAGGCCAGTTCTGTCGTTGGCAGCTTAACCCTGGAATGTATCAGCACCGGACAGTCATCGCTGACCAA TTCACAGTGTGCCTGCGTCGGGAAGGGCAGACTGTGTACCAGCAAGTCCTGTCCCTGGAGCGCCCAAGTGTCCTCCGCAGCTGGAACTGGGGCCTGTGTGGGTACTTTGCTTTCTACCACGCCCTCTATCCCCGAGCCTGGACTGTCTATCAGCTTCCTGGCCAGAATGTCACCCTCACCTGCCGTCAGATCACACCCATCTTGCCCCATGATTACCAG GACAGCAGCCTGCCTGTAGGAGTCTTTGTGTGGGACGTGGAAAATGAAGGGGACGAAGCTCTAGATGTGTCCATCATGTTCTCCATGCGCAATGGACTGGGGGGTGATGATGCCCCAGGGGGTTTGTGGAATGAGCCCTTCTGTCTGGAGCGTGGCGGGGAAACTGTCCAGGGGCTGCTGCTGCATCATCCAACCCTTCCAAACCCCTACACGATGGCTGTGGCTGCACGAGTCACG GCAGATACCACGGTAACCCACATCACAGCCTTTGACCCTGACAGCACGGGGCAGCAGGTGTGGCAGGATCTACTTCAGGATGGACAGCTGGACTCTCCCACTG GCCAAAGCACCCCTACGCAGAAAGGTGTAGGCATTGCTGGAGCTGTGTGTGTTTCCAGCAAGTTGCAACCTCGAGGCCAGTGCCGCCTGGAGTTTTCACTGGCTTGGGACATGCCCAGGATCATGTTTGGAGCTAAAGGCCAAGTCCACTACAG gCGGTATACAAGGTTCTTTGGCCAGGATGGAGATGCAGCACCTACCCTCAGCCACTATGCACTGTGCCAATACCCAGAGTGGGAAGAGAGGATCTCAGCTTGGCAGAGCCCGGTATTGGATGACAG ATCACTGCCTGCCTGGTACAAGTCTGCACTGTTCAATGAACTATACTTCCTGGCTGATGGAGGCACAGTATGGCTGGAAGTTCTTGAGGACTCCCTACCAGAGGAGCTGGGCAGAAACATGTGTCACCTCCGCCCGACCCTACGGGAATACGGTCGATTTGGCTACCTTGAGG GCCAGGAGTACCGCATGTACAACACATATGATGTCCACTTTTATGCTTCCTTTGCCCTCATCATGCTCTGGCCCAAACTTGAGCTCAGCCTACAGTATGACATGG CTCTGGCCACTCTCAGGGAGGACCTGACACGGCGACGGTACCTGATGAGTGGGGTGATGGCACCTGTGAAAAGGAGGAACGTCATCCCCCATGATATTGGGGACCCAG ATGATGAACCATGGCTCCGCGTCAATGCATATTTAATCCATGATACTGCTGACTGGAAGGACCTGAACCTGAAGTTTGTGCTGCAGGTTTATCGGGACTATTACCTGACGGGTGATCAAAACTTCCTGAAGGACATGTGGCCTGTGTGTCTA GCTGTGATGGAGTCTGAAATGAAGTTTGACAAGGACCATGATGGACTCATTGAAAATGGAGGCTATGCAGACCAGACCTATGATGGATGGGTGACCACAGGCCCCAG TGCTTACTGTGGAGGGCTGTGGCTGGCAGCTGTGGCTGTGATGGTCCAGATGGCTGCTCTGTGTGGGGCACAGGACATCCAGGATAAGTTTTCTTCCATCCTCAGCCGGGGCCAAGAAGCCTATGAGAGACTGCTGTGGAATG GCCGCTATTACAACTATGACAGCAGCTCTCGGCCTCAGTCTCGTAGTGTTATGTCTGACCAGTGTGCTGGACAGTGGTTCCTGAAGGCCTGTGGCCTAGGAGAAGGAGACACTGag GTGTTTCCTACCCCACACGTGGTCCGTGCTCTCCAAACTATCTTTGAGCTGAACGTCCAGGCCTTTGCAGGAGGGGCCATGGGGGCTGTGAATGGGATGCAGCCCCATGGTGTCCCTGATAAATCCAGTGTGCAGTCTGATGAAGTCTGGGTGGGTGTGGTCTACGGGCTGGCAGCTACCATGATTCAAGAG GGCCTGACTTGGGAGGGCTTCCAGACAGCTGAAGGCTGCTACCGTACCGTGTGGGAGCGCCTGGGTCTGGCCTTCCAGACCCCAGAGGCATACTGCCAGCAGCGAGTCTTCCGCTCACTGGCCTACATGCGGCCACTGAGCATCTGGGCCATGCAGCTAGCCCTGCAACAGCAGCAGCACAAAAAGGCCTCCTGGCCAAAAGTCGAACAGGGCACAGGACTAAGGACAGGGCCTATGTTTGGACCAAAGGAAGCCATGGCAAACCTGAGCCCAGAGTGA
- the GBA2 gene encoding non-lysosomal glucosylceramidase isoform X1: MGTQDPGNMGTGVPASEQISCAKEDPQVYCPEETGGTKDVQVTDCKSPEDSRPQKETGCCNPEDSGQLMASYEGKAMGYQVPPFGWRICLAHEFTEKRKPFQANNVSLSNMIKHIGMGLRYLQWWYRKTQVEKKTPFIDMINSVPLRQIYGCPLGGIGGGTITRGWRGQFCRWQLNPGMYQHRTVIADQPICPLKFTVCLRREGQTVYQQVLSLERPSVLRSWNWGLCGYFAFYHALYPRAWTVYQLPGQNVTLTCRQITPILPHDYQDSSLPVGVFVWDVENEGDEALDVSIMFSMRNGLGGDDAPGGLWNEPFCLERGGETVQGLLLHHPTLPNPYTMAVAARVTADTTVTHITAFDPDSTGQQVWQDLLQDGQLDSPTGQSTPTQKGVGIAGAVCVSSKLQPRGQCRLEFSLAWDMPRIMFGAKGQVHYRRYTRFFGQDGDAAPTLSHYALCQYPEWEERISAWQSPVLDDRSLPAWYKSALFNELYFLADGGTVWLEVLEDSLPEELGRNMCHLRPTLREYGRFGYLEGQEYRMYNTYDVHFYASFALIMLWPKLELSLQYDMALATLREDLTRRRYLMSGVMAPVKRRNVIPHDIGDPDDEPWLRVNAYLIHDTADWKDLNLKFVLQVYRDYYLTGDQNFLKDMWPVCLAVMESEMKFDKDHDGLIENGGYADQTYDGWVTTGPSAYCGGLWLAAVAVMVQMAALCGAQDIQDKFSSILSRGQEAYERLLWNGRYYNYDSSSRPQSRSVMSDQCAGQWFLKACGLGEGDTEVFPTPHVVRALQTIFELNVQAFAGGAMGAVNGMQPHGVPDKSSVQSDEVWVGVVYGLAATMIQEGLTWEGFQTAEGCYRTVWERLGLAFQTPEAYCQQRVFRSLAYMRPLSIWAMQLALQQQQHKKASWPKVEQGTGLRTGPMFGPKEAMANLSPE; the protein is encoded by the exons ATGGGGACCCAGGATCCAGGGAACATGGGAACCGGCGTCCCAGCCTCGGAGCAGATAAGCTGTGCCAAAGAGGATCCACAAGTTTATTGCCCTGAAGAGACTGGCGGCACCAAGGATGTGCAGGTTACAGACTGCAAGAGTCCCGAAGACAGCCGACCCCAAAAAGAGACGGGCTGCTGCAATCCGGAGGACTCTGGGCAGCTGATGGCTTCCTATGAGGGTAAAGCTATGGGCTACCAGGTGCCTCCCTTTGGCTGGCGCATCTGTCTGGCTCATGAGTTTACAGAGAAGAGGAAACCCTTTCAAGCTAACAACGTCTCCCTAAGCAACATGATAAAGCATATAGGCATGGGCTTGAG GTACCTGCAGTGGTGGTACCGGAAGACCCAGGTGGAAAAGAAGACACCTTTCATCGACATGATCAATTCTGTACCCCTAAGACAGATTTATG GTTGTCCTTTGGGTGGCATCGGGGGAGGCACTATTACCCGTGGCTGGAGAGGCCAGTTCTGTCGTTGGCAGCTTAACCCTGGAATGTATCAGCACCGGACAGTCATCGCTGACCAA CCTATCTGCCCTCTTAAGTTCACAGTGTGCCTGCGTCGGGAAGGGCAGACTGTGTACCAGCAAGTCCTGTCCCTGGAGCGCCCAAGTGTCCTCCGCAGCTGGAACTGGGGCCTGTGTGGGTACTTTGCTTTCTACCACGCCCTCTATCCCCGAGCCTGGACTGTCTATCAGCTTCCTGGCCAGAATGTCACCCTCACCTGCCGTCAGATCACACCCATCTTGCCCCATGATTACCAG GACAGCAGCCTGCCTGTAGGAGTCTTTGTGTGGGACGTGGAAAATGAAGGGGACGAAGCTCTAGATGTGTCCATCATGTTCTCCATGCGCAATGGACTGGGGGGTGATGATGCCCCAGGGGGTTTGTGGAATGAGCCCTTCTGTCTGGAGCGTGGCGGGGAAACTGTCCAGGGGCTGCTGCTGCATCATCCAACCCTTCCAAACCCCTACACGATGGCTGTGGCTGCACGAGTCACG GCAGATACCACGGTAACCCACATCACAGCCTTTGACCCTGACAGCACGGGGCAGCAGGTGTGGCAGGATCTACTTCAGGATGGACAGCTGGACTCTCCCACTG GCCAAAGCACCCCTACGCAGAAAGGTGTAGGCATTGCTGGAGCTGTGTGTGTTTCCAGCAAGTTGCAACCTCGAGGCCAGTGCCGCCTGGAGTTTTCACTGGCTTGGGACATGCCCAGGATCATGTTTGGAGCTAAAGGCCAAGTCCACTACAG gCGGTATACAAGGTTCTTTGGCCAGGATGGAGATGCAGCACCTACCCTCAGCCACTATGCACTGTGCCAATACCCAGAGTGGGAAGAGAGGATCTCAGCTTGGCAGAGCCCGGTATTGGATGACAG ATCACTGCCTGCCTGGTACAAGTCTGCACTGTTCAATGAACTATACTTCCTGGCTGATGGAGGCACAGTATGGCTGGAAGTTCTTGAGGACTCCCTACCAGAGGAGCTGGGCAGAAACATGTGTCACCTCCGCCCGACCCTACGGGAATACGGTCGATTTGGCTACCTTGAGG GCCAGGAGTACCGCATGTACAACACATATGATGTCCACTTTTATGCTTCCTTTGCCCTCATCATGCTCTGGCCCAAACTTGAGCTCAGCCTACAGTATGACATGG CTCTGGCCACTCTCAGGGAGGACCTGACACGGCGACGGTACCTGATGAGTGGGGTGATGGCACCTGTGAAAAGGAGGAACGTCATCCCCCATGATATTGGGGACCCAG ATGATGAACCATGGCTCCGCGTCAATGCATATTTAATCCATGATACTGCTGACTGGAAGGACCTGAACCTGAAGTTTGTGCTGCAGGTTTATCGGGACTATTACCTGACGGGTGATCAAAACTTCCTGAAGGACATGTGGCCTGTGTGTCTA GCTGTGATGGAGTCTGAAATGAAGTTTGACAAGGACCATGATGGACTCATTGAAAATGGAGGCTATGCAGACCAGACCTATGATGGATGGGTGACCACAGGCCCCAG TGCTTACTGTGGAGGGCTGTGGCTGGCAGCTGTGGCTGTGATGGTCCAGATGGCTGCTCTGTGTGGGGCACAGGACATCCAGGATAAGTTTTCTTCCATCCTCAGCCGGGGCCAAGAAGCCTATGAGAGACTGCTGTGGAATG GCCGCTATTACAACTATGACAGCAGCTCTCGGCCTCAGTCTCGTAGTGTTATGTCTGACCAGTGTGCTGGACAGTGGTTCCTGAAGGCCTGTGGCCTAGGAGAAGGAGACACTGag GTGTTTCCTACCCCACACGTGGTCCGTGCTCTCCAAACTATCTTTGAGCTGAACGTCCAGGCCTTTGCAGGAGGGGCCATGGGGGCTGTGAATGGGATGCAGCCCCATGGTGTCCCTGATAAATCCAGTGTGCAGTCTGATGAAGTCTGGGTGGGTGTGGTCTACGGGCTGGCAGCTACCATGATTCAAGAG GGCCTGACTTGGGAGGGCTTCCAGACAGCTGAAGGCTGCTACCGTACCGTGTGGGAGCGCCTGGGTCTGGCCTTCCAGACCCCAGAGGCATACTGCCAGCAGCGAGTCTTCCGCTCACTGGCCTACATGCGGCCACTGAGCATCTGGGCCATGCAGCTAGCCCTGCAACAGCAGCAGCACAAAAAGGCCTCCTGGCCAAAAGTCGAACAGGGCACAGGACTAAGGACAGGGCCTATGTTTGGACCAAAGGAAGCCATGGCAAACCTGAGCCCAGAGTGA